DNA from Pirellulaceae bacterium:
CAGCGACTTCAAGATGCCGCCGAGGAGATTGGTTTCGACCAACCGGTCTGTGTGGACGTGGACATGTCATCCAAGTTTCCATTGTTACATTTTGGTGCCCACCGGTCGCCGCTGGATAGCATTGAAAAGTTCCGCCGGTTTCTGGATGATCTCGACAAAATGCCGCGACTCAAACTCGTAGGCATCATGGGCTATGAAGCTCAAATCGCTGGAGTAGGCGACGCCAGCCCCTTTAACGGGCTCAAGAATCCGCTAATCAAGTTGCTAAAAAGGCGATCGATTCCGGAATTAACCAAGCGCCGCCAGCAGGCGTACAAGCTGGCTGTTGAGCGTGGCCACCCGATCTGCTTGGTCAACGGCGGCGGCACCGGCAGCATCGACTCAACGCGCCAAGACACCAGCGTGACCGAAATCACCGTTGGCTCTGGCTTTTACTGCTCGGCACTGTTTGATTACTACTCTAGTTTTCGACTCAAGCCTGCTGCTGGATTTGCCCTCGAAGTAACTCGACAATGGTCCGATCACGTATTTACCCTTAGCGGCGGCGGATACATCGCGTCAGGCAGCATCAATCCAGACAAGCAACCCGTGCCCTATCTTCCGGCAGGTGTCAAACTCTTTAAGGACGAGGGCGCGGGCGAAGTTCAAAGTCCGTTTACGTATACCGGCGTAGAACCATTGGGGCTGGGGGACCCTGTCTTCATGCGCCACGCCAAGGCCGGCGAACTGTGCGAGCGGTTTCAGCAGTTGCACCTCATTCGTGCCGGAAAAGTCGTCCAGATCGTCCCCACCTACCGCGGACAAGGGCAGTGCTTCTTGTAGGTCAGCCAGAATGCTGCTCAAGGCAGGTAACTGGCCACAGGTAATAGGCCATGCGAGCGGTCTGGCCGCAGCGACCGTCGCGTTTGCCGTGTTCCGACTAGGACACGGCTGTCCGGCTAAAGTGGCTACTGGAATATTCTTGAAGATTGATGGCCTAGGTGGCACGGCTGTCTCAAAGCTGCGCGGACTAACTACACAGCGACCGCCACTTCGGATACATTGATTTTCATTTGTCGAGGAGACATTTTGCCATGACCGTAGTTGAAACTCCCCGCGTGTCCACGCACAGCACAATTACCGTTCGTAATCCCATGGACGGCAAGGTTGTCTATAGTGTCTCACAGGCGACTGCCGAGGCGATCCAAGACACGATGCAACGCTCGCGACAAGCAGCCGCGCAGATCGCCGCCATGCCGATCGAAGAACGCGTACGGCAGGTTCAGCGTTTGCAATACTGGATCGTAGAGAATAGCGAATTCATAATCGACTCCATCTTGGCAGAAACGGGCAAGTCGCGGTTCGACGCGTTCGCATCGGAAGTCTTCAGCGTCTGCGATGTGATCGACGTATTCGCTAAACTAGCGCCTAAGATTCTCGCCGACCGCCAAGTGAAGACACCGATTTTCTTAATGGGTAAGAAGTCTCGTATCACCTATCAGCCACTGGGCACAGTGCTGATGATCACACCCTGGAATTATCCGTTCTATCAAGGCATTGTGCCAACCGTGACCGCGTTCCTGGCCGGCAATGCGGTGGTGCTCAAGCCTTCCGAAGTCACTCCGCTCAAGCCGGTATGGGACAAACTGCTGACCGAAAGCGGCTTTTGCCGCGATGCCTTGTTAGTGGTCTACGGCGGTCGTGAGACTGGCACCCAGTTGATCGAGGCGCTACCAGATAAAGTTCACTTCACCGGTAGTGTTGCCGCAGGTAAAAAGGTGATGGCACAGTGTGCACCGCATTTGATTCCTGTGGACCTGGAACTGGGTGGCAAGGACCCTGGAATCGTCTTCGACGACGTTGATCTGGAACGCACAGTAAACGGCGTACTGTGGGGTTCGTTCACCACTTCGGGCCAAGCCTGTACCTCACTCGAACGCTTGTATGTGCAGGACTCGATCTATGACGCCTTTGTCAAACTACTGGTGGAACGCACCAAGCAAATTCGCAGTTCGACACCGGGTGCCGACACTAGCCGCTGCGATAGCTTTGACATGGGAACGATTACGGCACCGTATCAAATTGCCACCATTGAAAACCACATCAGCGAAGCGGTCAGTCAAGGTGCGAAACTGCTGTGTGGCGGGCCGCGCGAGCATGGCTCGCACCACATTCCGCCAACCGTCGTGGCCGATGTGACTCACGCTATGAAGCTGGGCCGCGAGGAAACATTTGGACCGGTGGTAGCGGTGATGCGGTTTAGTACGGAGCAAGAAGCCATTCGGCTGGCTAATGAATCCAGCTACGGCCTGGGCGCATCGGTCTGGTCACGCGATTTAGTGCGAGCAGTCCGCGTTGCCAAGGCGCTCAAGACCGGCAATGTGTCGATCAACAACCATATGATTACACAAGCCAATCCCTGGCTGCCGTTCGGCGGTGTGAAACATAGCGGTTTTGGGCGGCTGAAGGGCGAACACGGTTTGTTAGGATTCTGCAACGTCAAGTCGATTGGTATCGACAAGCAAGGCAGCAAAATCGACTCTCACTGGTATCCATTTACCAAAGAAAAATATCAGCTCATGAGCAACATGCTAAAACATTATTTTGGTAGACGGCGTAGCTGGATTCGATTCTTGGCCAGCGCGCTGCGCATGGATTCAATGGGCAAGAAACAAAAGTTCAAGTGATGGCTGGCCAGCGTCACCAATATGTCGTTGTTGGAGCTGGAGCTGCCGGCGGTGTCGTGGCCTACAATCTGCAAAGGCAGGGGGCCGATGTGCTACTGCTCGAAGCCGGTAAGCATTTCACCAAGGACACGTTTCCGAAAAACGAAGCGGATGTTTCCGCCCAGCTTTATTGGGGCGGTGGCATCGAACTGACTCGCAACGCCTCGATGGGGTTTCTGCGAGGCAAAGCGGTTGGCGGGTCGACTATCGTCAACCAAGCTCTCCTTGACCGGTTTGATGATGTAGCGCTGCAAGATTGGCGCAGCCGCTCAGGAGTTTCGTTCTTCTCCACGGCGGCGCTCCAGCCCTACTACGCCAAGGTCGATGCGTTCCTGAAAAGCCACGTGTTCCATGAGAGTGAGTTCAACACCAGCGCCAAATTGATCTCGGCTGCCATGACCGACTTGGGCTACAAGTGGAAGTACTTGCGAAGGGCTCAGGCGGACTGCGGCTGGCAGAGAGGCAACGACTGCATCGCGTGCCTGGGAGGTTGCCATCGCGACTCGAAGCAGAGCAGTCTGGTAACCTACATTCGCCAAGCTCAAGCCGCTGGGCTGAAAATTAGTCCAGATACCATGGTTCACAAGATCCAACCCGCTGAAACCCATGTGGAAATTCAGGCGACGCGCGGCGGCCAGCCGATTGCGTTCGAGGCCCAGCACTTGGTGTTGTGTGCTGGTTCGTTTGGCACGACGCAATTGTTGCTGCGATCCGGAATGCGGTCGCAATACCCGTCTCTCGGCAATAATTTTGCAGCTCATCCCCAGTACATGTCGTTTGGTCGATTCGATCAGCCCGTGAACGCGCATCAAGGATATTTTCAGACGATTGCCTCCAGCGACCCGGCTTTTCGACTCCAAGGCTTTAAGATCGAAGTTGTCTACGCTCCGCCTGTCAGCGTCGCCTTGCTCTTTCCAGCCATCGGCCGCGAACATCATCGATTGATGCGCAACTACACACATTATTCCTGCGTCGAGGTGGCCATCCGCGACGAGAACATCGGGCGATTGAGCATCGATCGGAGCGGTCGCTTGTTAATTGACAAGCCATTGACCAGCGCCGACCAACGCAAGCGAGATGCCGGGCTACAGGTAGTCAGGAACATCATGGTCCAAGCCGGAGCTCAGGAAGTGATACAGTCGCCAGTCTATTTCGGCTTGCACCTGATGGGCGGAGCGGTCATGGGCACCGACGCTCGCCACTCCGTCGTCAACCCAGACTTCCAGCTCCATCACCATCGGCGAGTTTCCGTTGTGGATTCGTCAATCTTCCCCGCTGCCCCCGGCATCAATCCCTCGTTGACCATTTATGCGTTGGGAGAAATGCTGAGTGAAAAACTGCGTTAAGTAGTGTTGCAATCGAATCGCGAATCGGTCGAAAACGTTGAGCCCCCCGATGAAATCACAATACTTCTCAGCTTTGGCCCTTAGAGGACTGCGGCGTGTCGGCGACATCATGATTCCTGGCGACGAGCAATTTCCGTCGTACACTCACTATGGTGGCATCGAGCACATCGACAAGTTTGCCGCCTTCGTGCCCGAGGGCGATCGACAAGCACTCAATTGGATGATGACGTTACTGGGGCTGGCCCCGCGCTTCATTCTGCGCTGGCTGGTGAATCGGGCTGTGGCAGCGCATCAATCCAGCGGGCCGTTGGCAGGTGTGTTCCGGATGATCTACTACGGCTGGTGGGGGCTCATTCACGGCAGCTACTATTCCAACCGTCCCGGAAGCAGCTACCAAGGCCTCGACCCGGTCGATATCATTCACTTCCGCCTCAACCGCGTGACGGATTAAATGACCAATCGCAGAGCCGAAGCGTTTAACCGCTGGGCCGTGCCCATGGGTCGATTACCCAGGTAGTGCTAGTCTGCGACTGGAATTCAACGTCCTCTGGGCACAGATTCTCCAACTACCGCAACAGTCTTCCGTGCTCAACGATGGTTCCTAGCGCTGTGTGCTGCACCACCTCGCCGGTCATGGTCACTGGTTGTCCTGGCTGAAGACCTTCAACTTCCCGAGCAGCGTCTCGTCCCAGGCGGAACAGCGCCGGAGTTTTGAACATGGACTGCTGGATCTTGTCCGTACTCTCGACCAACACTACAGTTACCGCAGCTGCATCGGTCGGTTCAGACATGGGAGTAACTGAATCTACAAACCCCTTCCACACTACGCTTCGGTTTAGCACGGCAGCTTCCAGTTCCGCGCGCTGGCGTTGGGTAAGCGCTGATTCGGTCGCAGCACGCTGAAACTGGCTGAAATTGAGCAGGTAATTGTTAGTACTGGTTGTTGGCTGCTCCGGCACACTCCTGGCGTCCACGAAAACTTCGACCGCGGGCTCCACAACTCGCATGCCTACCGATTCACGGTTTCCCTGCATCGTCAACCACGTGCCCAGCAACCCCAGCGCACCGGTAATCAGTGCTGAGATGATCGTCGTATTTTGATACCAACGCTCATTGGTAGACGTCCCGCTCATGCCTGTTTTCTCCTGGCCATTCCATGGATGCACGTTAACAGAGTGCAGTCGATAGAGGGCAATCGTGGCCACGATTGACTGCAATCACCCCAAGTCTATTAGAAACTGCGTTGGTCTGGCAAGATGAACCTAGATTGCGCAAGTTGCCGAATTAGACAGTGGGCGTTCTGCTTCTCCCGTGCATTTGTAGAGACAAGCCAAATCATCCATGAAACATACGCTGTGACTTGGGCTTAGCACCTGGGAGGGGGAGCCAGTCAACGCACGTTGCACAACTGAGCATGTCAGTTGGTCGACGGATCTGCTGAGATTTGTGTGCCCACAAGACTGGTGGAAATGATCTTGCGACCGATATGGCGAATGGCGGTTTCCCACAGCTCTTCCGAGGCTCCAAATAACACATCGGCCGGAGCGTCCCAAACAAGCCAGCTACCTTCCGCCATTTCGCTTTCCAGTTGTCCAGTGCCCCAGCCTGAATATCCGTCGAAAATGCGAAATGGGCAGGCTGCGGAACTGGGCTGTTGGACCACATCAGCGATCGATCCGCGTTCGGCAGTGGAAAAGACGAACTTGTCTTGATCGGCCTTTCCAATCATGGCTTGCAGCATCAGCACCTGACCGTCCACTGGGCCACCGCAAAACACAGGATCGGTATTGTTGCGCGCGGCTTTGATAACGTCACCTAGCAATTCTCCGACAGTCAGGTTCAGCGGGCGATTCAGAATGACGCCCGCAGCACCGTGTTTGTCATGCGTGAGTAGGTAGACGACTGTCCGCATAAAGTTGCCGTCGGTCAAATAGGGCGATGCAACCAGGGCTTTTCCTTGATGATACTCCACAAAACGTCTCCAGGTGATCTACTCAGTTGATGGCTGCAGATCAAAAAACGACTTCGATCAAAAACGTCATTTGCGTTCGGCCAGCCAGTGATCGGTCCAGACGCAACCGGCCCAAGACCATCCCACGCCAAAGCCGATCAGCAAATTGTTTTTCTGGCCGCTAATTCTACCTTCATTTCGCAAATCGGAAATCAGGATCGGCAGCGTGGCTGAAACCGTATTTCCACATGTCTCCAAACGAATCGGTAATTGTTCCTCATTCACGCCCAAGCGAACTTGCAGTTGTTGCAGCATTTTGCGTGTGGCTTGATGGAGTAGGTATAAATCGATTTGTGCGCGCGACAATTGTGCCGTCTCCAGCACCTGATCGATCAGCTTGGGGACTGCCACAACGGTAAAGCTCAACAAGCTAGGGCCATCCATGTACAGACGGCTACTCCATCGCTGGCGATGTCGCGGCTTGAGAAGTTGTGGCCCGCTACGTGCGCCACCGCTATTGACCAGCAGCGTGTCGGCTCCAGAGCCATCGGTGCCAAACTGAAATGCGCGCAGACTCGGCTGAGAGCCTGATTCGATCAGCGTTGCGGCAGCGGCGTCACCGAAGATGGTGCGCAGGCTACGATCATGGCTATCGATGTATTTGGAATAGGTCTCTGCCGTTAACAGCAAGATTCTGCGGGCAGCACCGCTATGGATCAAACCTTCGGCCAGCGCTAGCCCGTAAACAAAGCCGGAGCAACCAAGATTAAAATCGAGCGCACCGCAACGATCAGGCAACTGTAGGCGATGCTGAATCAAACAAGCCGTCGTCGGTAGCGGATAGTCGGGGGTTTGCGTACACAGCAGCACAAAATCAATGGTTGAACGATCAATACTGTGCTCGGCAAACAGCTTTTCTGACGCAGCCACGGCCAAATCACCAGCCGTTTCATGGGGGGCGGCAATGTGGCGCTGCAGAATTCCGGTCTTGCTACCGATTTCGTCCATTTCCCATTCGGGGAACAGCTCTTTTAGCTGCTGGTTGGTTTCTACATGTTCCGGCAGCGCGATCGCGATCGGACCAATCTGAGCATACGGCACAGCAAATCCTTTTGGCAAGTGGCTGACAGCGTGATCCTGACGTTAGGCGATGGGCTCATTGGCCACGACCGTCGCGCTCGCGGCGGGGGAATTGGGGCACGGTCCGGTGACGATGGCTAATCGTATATTCTTATTGTCCGCTCGCCATACGACCAGTACCTGGGCTAGGCGTTGCCAGCAGGTTGGAAGTAATTCGGTTCGGCCCCAGCCTTCCATTTAATGTTGCAGCCGATACTCGGCTTCTGTGGCTCTGGAATTGGCGAGCCCGCCACCAAGGCATCGATGGCAGCTCGCAAGTCAGCTCCGGTCGCCGTTGTACCTTGGTTGGGCCGCGTCTGGTCCATCTGGCCACGATAGACCAACTTGAGCTGACTATCGAACAGGTAGAAATCTGGTGTACAGGCAGCATGGTAGGCTTGTGCAACTTGTTGCGACTCGTCGTACAGGTAGGGGAACGGATAGCCCCACTTGGCTGCCTCTTGTTTCATCAATTCCGGCGAATCGTCCGGGTGGGTCGATATGTCGTTGCTACTGATGCCCACAACGCCCACATTTTTGGCTAATGCATCACGGCTCAGCTGCGCAAGCTGAGCTGCGACGTGTTTGACGTAAGGGCAGTGGTTGCACAAGAAAACGACTAACAGACCAGCTGTTCCTCGGACACTATCGCGACTGACCACACGCCCATCCACATCTGGCAATGAAAAATTGGGGGCCGTGGTACCCAACGGCAACATTGTACTGGCGGTTCGCACCATGCTTAGTTTCCTAATTAGAACTTGGGCATTACTATCTGAGAGACTACAACCTGCATCTCCCTCTGGCTTACTCGGTAGACCACCCAGTCTACCATGGCCGGCTTGTAATAACACCCTCTTGTGGACTGCTGGCGGTTGCGTACAAACGGCGCGGAATGCGACCGGACAGAAAGGCGTTGCGTCCCGCCAGAGCTGCGTATTTCATAGCGATTGACATGCCAACGGGATCGCGAGCGTGCGCGATGGCCGAATTCAATAGCACTCCATCAGCACCCAGCTCAAACGCAACCGCTACGTCACTGGCCGTTCCAACACCTGCATCCACGATCACGGGGTACTCCGGGTCGTCCTCTTTCAAATACTCTAAAATGATTCTTAGATTATTGGGATTTAAAATGCCTTGGCCGCTGCCAATTGGGCTGCCGGCAGGCATTACACAGCTGGCGCCGGCCTGTTTGAGACGTCTGGCCATAATCGGATCATCGCTGGTGTAGCACAGCACCTGAAATCCGTCGCTAACCAACTGCTTACAGGCCTCAAGCGTCCCCACTGGATCGGGCAGCAGTGTCTTGCTATCTCCCAGCACTTCTAACTTGACCCAATCGGCTCCTGGATTCTCCAAGGCCCGAAGAATTTCGCGTCCCAGCTTGGCGACACGCACAGCGTCGGCTGCGTGGTAGCAGCCGGCTGTATTGGGCAACAGGAGATAGCGGCTGGGGTCTATATAGTCCAGCACGTTTTTCCCAGAGCGATCATACATTCGCTCGCGGCGCACCGCCACTGTAATGGCCTGCGCGCCCGATGCCTCCAGGGAAGCTCGCATCAGTTCCAGCGTATCATATTTGCCTGAGCCAACGATCAATCGGCTGACAAGCGTAAACGGACCGATCCGCAACGGCCGATCGGTAACCGCTAACGAATGATTTTCGGGGGGGGGAGGAACTGCGGCTGGTTGAATCGACATGAACCGTTGACCTATCCTCCGCCCACCAGCGTCACTACCTCAACGACATCGTCGGGCTTTAGCCGGTGCCGCGCATGGTCGGCTCGAGGAATAATATTCAGGTTAATTTCCACCGCTACCAACTGACTGCGAATCTCCATCTGTTCCAGCAATTGCTCGACAGTCGATTCTGCGGCCAGCTCCACCGGTTGGCCGTTGAAATGGATACAAACGTAGGAAGTTAGGTTACTCATCGAAGGCAGAGTCAAACGCTCGGTCACTTGGGCTAAAATCCAAATTCTTGGTAAAGCGACAGGCTTCGGCGGCACCAAATTCGCGGTGCATTCCGCTGTCTTCCCATTCGATGCTCAACGGACCTTGGTACTTTGCCGCATTCAGTGCGCGAACGATCTCCTCAAAATTCACACCACCACGTCCTGGTGAGCGAAAATCCCAACCGCGTCGCGGATCGCCAAAATTCAAGTGGCTGCACAGGATGCCAGTCTTACCGTTGAGCGTCTGGATCGCGTCCTTGACGTGCACGTGGTAGATGCGATCGGGAAAAGCACGGATGAATTCTACCGGATCAACCCCCTGCCAAATCAAGTGGCTGGGATCAAAATTGAAGCCGAATTCTTCGCGATAGTCGACAGCTTCCAGAGCCCGCTCGGCAGAATACAGGTCAAACGCGATCTCGGTGGGGTGGACTTCCAACGCGAACTTAACGCCGCACTGGCCAAATACGTCCAGAATTGGATTGAAGCGCTCGGCGAACAATTGGTACCCATCGTCAATCATCGACTGAGGAACGGGGGGGAAAGAATACAACAAGTGCCAAATGCTTGAACCGGTAAAGCCGTTGACGACTTCGATACCAAAGCGCTGTGCGGCGCGAGCTGTCTGCATGAGTTCGTCGGCCGCTCGACGATTCACGCCAGCCGGATCGCCATCACCCCATACATAATCTGGCAGCAGGCCCTTGTGGCGCTGGTCGATTGGGTCCAGCACCGCCTGTCCAACTAAGTGCGCGCTGATGGCATGGCACTGAAGACCATGAGCTTCCAGTAGGGCACGCTTCTGGCTGCAATAGTCGGCCTGACTGAGTGCCTTGTCAACTTCAAAGTGGTCGCCCCAGCAGGCAAGTTCAATGCCGTCGTAGCCAAACTGGCTAGTCAATTTAACCATCTGCTCCAATGGCAAGTCAGCCCATTGACCGGTAAATAACGTGACCGGACGCCCCATCGTAAACACTCCTCAATACAGGCCAAAATCAACACGTAATTGCCAGCAACGGGCGACACTAAGGTATCCTTGGGAGCGTCCATTCGCTAGAGGTAGACGCCGCAATTTGGCGGCAGTTTGCAGGGCTGGTTTGGGCGCAGGCCGCACCAGTATCGGCGGTTTCGGTCGGTGGGGTGGCGGTAGCTACCATCGCCCGTAGATGGGCAGTCTTGGCTCCCATAGTCTCTAGCAAACCGCTAGCGGTAAATTGTATATGGCTGCTCGGCTTAGCGCGCGAGCAGAAAATCCTGCCTAATTGGAAGAGCCACAAACACTCTGAGCATTTGCCCCCCAAAGGATTCGAGCAACTGCCGCTCCTGTTGCAACAGTTCGTTATAGGACTGGACCTTTTGCTGCAACGCCAGAGTGGCCGCCGGTAATTCCAGGAGTGCGTCGTCAGCCGCTGCGCACAACTGCTCGACCTCCTCGGCCTGCTCGCGCTGCTGGCGGACTTCAGCCGTCGTGCGAAATCGGTCGGTCACCTCTTGAAACTTGCTGATAGTCGTCGCATTGGACTTCGCGCTCTGCGTGACCGCCATTAACTTCTGGGAGCAGGCCAAGTAATCTTGATCCAACAGGTTTGCGACTTCCCTCCAACGAGCGTTGGACTGATTGCGGATTTTATCTAATCTATCATACATCAATAGCAGATAGGCTAGTGTGGCGCAGATCAGCAACAGCATTATCAGAACCGCAGCCGTCAACTTACGCCCTGATATGCCGGGGGTCGTTGTGTCAGGGTCTTCGCCAACGGAGTTTTTCACGTTTTCACTTGCCACAATTGCTTGTCCGGTCAGTCTGCTGAGCGATTTGTCGTCGCCGACAGCAGGTATCCTATCAACAGCGAATATTCAGGCTACCACGCAGCCATCATTATCTTGGGCTATTCAGGGTTTTTTGACGAGCGCCGGTCGCCATTGGCGTTCCACTTCATCCGGCGATTCGGTGAATTATCAAATTCAGTTAATCAATAGTAACAATTTCGCCGCCGTTGCAACTGTGCAGCGCCTGGCAAGTGCTCTGGTCTAAGCCATCGCTGAGGAAGGCCACCGAGCCATCTGCTCGACCAACGTTGGCGCCTCCCGTATGAAAGCTGCGCGGGCCAAAGTAGCCTGAAAAATGCGTGACGATATCGGGGATTTTGCTGTTCGGGGGTTGGTAACCATTGGTCAGCGAATTGATCGATCCGCTAAAAGCCCATGAAATCCCTCGACCTCGTAGCGCCCCGTTATTGCCGCCGCGCCACCCCGTAAATGCAGTCGATGTGGTGCTGAGCTGCGGACTGGAGACCATGCCGTTGGCATCGGCGAAAGCGTTCCATGGACTGCCGGAAATCTTGATGCCCGGCGTCGGATTCAATGCAGCGCTCAGTCCTCCCGATCCATTTAAGGTCGCCTGGTAGGGGAATTTAGGCAGCGTTCCCGCAGCCAGCGTGAAATCATCTCCAGCGCTACGCACCGTTTCGCTCAAGGCAATCGTGTTCGAGGCACCGTCGGTAATCGCGCTGAAGCCACGCTTGGAATACTGATAAACCAGTCCGTCCGTTGGCCAGCGTAGATCGTTGTTGGTTTTGGTGCCACTTCCAAAACTAACCATGTAGTTCATGGCACCGTAGGTATACTGCGATCCGTTCACGGTGACGGTCGTCGTGGTCGGAGCTGGATCGGTTGGGCAAAGAAAAATCGGAATGGATTGGGCAAAGAGTTTCACAAATAGTGGGTTGGGAACTTTCGCGTTGAATGGGCCTTGAAAGGCCGGCTGCGTAAAGTCGATCTGGCTGTGAATGTTGGATTGCTCCATGTAGGGCAGCAGTCTGGCTTGCACCGAAAAGTCAATGTCGACTGTTCCTTGTGCTGGGAAAGAACTCAGAGCAGATTCATAGTTGTGCATGGCCAGCGAGAATTGGCGTAGATGGCTGGTGCATTGCATTCTTCTGGCAGCCTCTCGAGCGGCCTGAACAGCGAGTAGCAGCAAACCAACTAAGATTCCGATGATGGCTATTACCACTAGCAGTTCGACAAGGGTGAAGGCTCTGGGATGGCTTAAACGCCGAAAATTTTGAGTGCGATACATGGTTGAAGATTTCGTGATATTGATGTTTGTGGTTAGTGTTTCGAGTTAACTGAATTGAGAACCAACGGTGGTCCGGCGCGGGGCCGAACCGCCGAAACTTTTGAGATATGTTGTGTCGGTGGCGTTCCATCGGGCTCAAGTGCATGTTTTGGCACTGGCTCGGCTGGTTCCACTCTGCGACTAGTACTTCGAAAACGAATTGAACAGCAGAGTTTTGGCAGCGCTATGACCTGTCTTCCATAGCGAATCTATCTCTGCACTGGCCGTAGATGGCAGGGCAAGGATTCTTTCCAACGCTTGAGTCACATCCTCCACGACAGTCCAACGAAGCTGATATCTGCCATCGGGCAACAGAGTTTTGCATTCAATGGGTGCACGGAGACGGGGCATCGCAGTTGGTTCCAAGAGCATGATCGTTGTGCTCCAACTGGTTCCGTCTTTTGCAACGCGTCCTTCGCCGAATGCGACTGCCTGATCTTCCGCCTTGCCCTCAGGTGACAGGCGGTGCATCGAAACGATCGCGTATTGTCCCACAGGCAAGGCCGGCAGTTCCTTGATCCGCAAATGAAGCCCCGTTCGCCAAGTTCGTAATGAACTGAAGGCTGGGATTTCACTGGAATCAACGTAGCGACCGAGCTTAATCGCGGCGTAATCTGTCAGAAACTGCTGCCATTGACGATCGGTATGACCACCCTCTGAGAATTTCACTCCACCGCCGTGGTCTGCTTGGCCCAAGGCCTTGGTCAGTAAGAGGCTCGCCCGGGGTTGGTCAAAGTCGATTAACTTTCGCTGCTCCAGCAAGTCGAGAGTCTTGTCGGGAGAATTGGGAATAATCCAATTCATCTGTGCACCATGCTTTTCCACCTGCCTGGCATTGCGATCGGGCGAGTGACAATTGGCACAACGCTCGAACTGCGACCAGACCACGTCGACAAACCGTGAAAGAACCACATCCTTTCTGGCGTGCTGAATTAGCAATTCGTCAAGCTTTAGATCGTTTAACTGCGGTATTGGTGTCTTCAGCGAATCTGGGTCTCGAACCGAGGCGCGAATCCACTCGCCAATTGCTGCCAACTCGGACGCACGGACTGAATTCATCAATTCGCTCGAGTTCTCAGGTTTCATGGCGATGAACTGCAACAATTTGGATTCGGATGGATTGTCGATATCGATCCATCCGCGAGCCCTTAACGATGCAAACGACGCGTGGGGATCGGAAGTTAAAAAATCATCCAGTTTGACACCGTGAAGATGACACTCCGCACAACTGCTCGCCTGAGGCGACTGCAACAACGGAATGATTCGTCGCTGGTAAATCTCGGATGGAGTTTCAGCATGGAGGCTAAGAGCTCCAACGAGGGTGGCACCGACCACCATAAGTCGATGAACTATTTGCATGTGG
Protein-coding regions in this window:
- a CDS encoding YqgE/AlgH family protein, whose product is MEYHQGKALVASPYLTDGNFMRTVVYLLTHDKHGAAGVILNRPLNLTVGELLGDVIKAARNNTDPVFCGGPVDGQVLMLQAMIGKADQDKFVFSTAERGSIADVVQQPSSAACPFRIFDGYSGWGTGQLESEMAEGSWLVWDAPADVLFGASEELWETAIRHIGRKIISTSLVGTQISADPSTN
- a CDS encoding thioredoxin family protein translates to MVRTASTMLPLGTTAPNFSLPDVDGRVVSRDSVRGTAGLLVVFLCNHCPYVKHVAAQLAQLSRDALAKNVGVVGISSNDISTHPDDSPELMKQEAAKWGYPFPYLYDESQQVAQAYHAACTPDFYLFDSQLKLVYRGQMDQTRPNQGTTATGADLRAAIDALVAGSPIPEPQKPSIGCNIKWKAGAEPNYFQPAGNA
- a CDS encoding amino acid deaminase/aldolase; this translates as MLNSMPDYQYYRRALQGLPLPLAYLDLDLLDDNITAILSSARNLPIRIATKSVRCTHVLRYLLSSSSQFQGLMTFSIPESLFLADNGFDDLLVGYPNTNRQQLAALVTANLLGKTIIPMVDCREQMQRLQDAAEEIGFDQPVCVDVDMSSKFPLLHFGAHRSPLDSIEKFRRFLDDLDKMPRLKLVGIMGYEAQIAGVGDASPFNGLKNPLIKLLKRRSIPELTKRRQQAYKLAVERGHPICLVNGGGTGSIDSTRQDTSVTEITVGSGFYCSALFDYYSSFRLKPAAGFALEVTRQWSDHVFTLSGGGYIASGSINPDKQPVPYLPAGVKLFKDEGAGEVQSPFTYTGVEPLGLGDPVFMRHAKAGELCERFQQLHLIRAGKVVQIVPTYRGQGQCFL
- a CDS encoding GMC family oxidoreductase, producing the protein MAGQRHQYVVVGAGAAGGVVAYNLQRQGADVLLLEAGKHFTKDTFPKNEADVSAQLYWGGGIELTRNASMGFLRGKAVGGSTIVNQALLDRFDDVALQDWRSRSGVSFFSTAALQPYYAKVDAFLKSHVFHESEFNTSAKLISAAMTDLGYKWKYLRRAQADCGWQRGNDCIACLGGCHRDSKQSSLVTYIRQAQAAGLKISPDTMVHKIQPAETHVEIQATRGGQPIAFEAQHLVLCAGSFGTTQLLLRSGMRSQYPSLGNNFAAHPQYMSFGRFDQPVNAHQGYFQTIASSDPAFRLQGFKIEVVYAPPVSVALLFPAIGREHHRLMRNYTHYSCVEVAIRDENIGRLSIDRSGRLLIDKPLTSADQRKRDAGLQVVRNIMVQAGAQEVIQSPVYFGLHLMGGAVMGTDARHSVVNPDFQLHHHRRVSVVDSSIFPAAPGINPSLTIYALGEMLSEKLR
- a CDS encoding aldehyde dehydrogenase family protein codes for the protein MTVVETPRVSTHSTITVRNPMDGKVVYSVSQATAEAIQDTMQRSRQAAAQIAAMPIEERVRQVQRLQYWIVENSEFIIDSILAETGKSRFDAFASEVFSVCDVIDVFAKLAPKILADRQVKTPIFLMGKKSRITYQPLGTVLMITPWNYPFYQGIVPTVTAFLAGNAVVLKPSEVTPLKPVWDKLLTESGFCRDALLVVYGGRETGTQLIEALPDKVHFTGSVAAGKKVMAQCAPHLIPVDLELGGKDPGIVFDDVDLERTVNGVLWGSFTTSGQACTSLERLYVQDSIYDAFVKLLVERTKQIRSSTPGADTSRCDSFDMGTITAPYQIATIENHISEAVSQGAKLLCGGPREHGSHHIPPTVVADVTHAMKLGREETFGPVVAVMRFSTEQEAIRLANESSYGLGASVWSRDLVRAVRVAKALKTGNVSINNHMITQANPWLPFGGVKHSGFGRLKGEHGLLGFCNVKSIGIDKQGSKIDSHWYPFTKEKYQLMSNMLKHYFGRRRSWIRFLASALRMDSMGKKQKFK
- a CDS encoding ketoacyl-ACP synthase III, coding for MPYAQIGPIAIALPEHVETNQQLKELFPEWEMDEIGSKTGILQRHIAAPHETAGDLAVAASEKLFAEHSIDRSTIDFVLLCTQTPDYPLPTTACLIQHRLQLPDRCGALDFNLGCSGFVYGLALAEGLIHSGAARRILLLTAETYSKYIDSHDRSLRTIFGDAAAATLIESGSQPSLRAFQFGTDGSGADTLLVNSGGARSGPQLLKPRHRQRWSSRLYMDGPSLLSFTVVAVPKLIDQVLETAQLSRAQIDLYLLHQATRKMLQQLQVRLGVNEEQLPIRLETCGNTVSATLPILISDLRNEGRISGQKNNLLIGFGVGWSWAGCVWTDHWLAERK